One Bosea sp. 124 genomic window, CACGGTGCCGCCCTTGCCGTCGGACTGGCCGCCGCGATCCATCGGATGGCGGGTCAGGACCCTGATCTCGACGATATCGCCGGCACGGGCCTCGGCCGGCAGGGTGATGCGGGCGTTGAAGGTCATCTCGCTCTCCTCAGCCGCCGTCGATGCAGGCGCTCAGCGTCACGACGATATCGGCCTCCGCCATGACGAAGCTGCCGCCGCTGAGCGCCGCCACCGCCGTGACCTTCTGCGATTGTGCCAGCCGCAGCGTGGTCGCAACCTCGGCACGGCCGGCCCGTGGGCCGAGATGGAACCGCGCCATATCCGGGAAGGGGTTCTTCTCGGCGATCAGGTGAATCCAGCGGACATGATCGGCCTCGGTCATAGGGCTCTCGACGGCGATCTTCGTATCGACCGAATTGCCGTTCTCGACCAGAGCGGGAATGTCGAGCGTGA contains:
- a CDS encoding thiosulfate oxidation carrier protein SoxY, producing the protein MSSAISSRSRRSEAGPDRRRVVAGAAAGLLLASLPGRALAQTSPELAQLIARITEGVLPERARITLDIPALVENGNSVDTKIAVESPMTEADHVRWIHLIAEKNPFPDMARFHLGPRAGRAEVATTLRLAQSQKVTAVAALSGGSFVMAEADIVVTLSACIDGG